One genomic segment of Streptomyces niveus includes these proteins:
- a CDS encoding ABC transporter permease, with translation MSTQSCLAANEWICGEYLRSRSQELIDATVQHIGITVVSVLIGLLVAFPLALLARGKPAFAGPVLGLTTLLYTIPSLAMFSLLLPFFGLSTALVVTGLVLYSLTILVRNIMAGLDSVPAEAKEAARGMGYGSGRLLWEVELPLALPALMAGIRIATVSTIALTTVGSIVGRGGLGNLIEDALPSLFKAQVLTASVLCVLLAVTADLLLLGLQRLLTPWTRIRTGKGRTARPARAGRSGDPVKVGG, from the coding sequence ATGAGCACTCAAAGCTGTCTGGCGGCGAACGAATGGATCTGCGGAGAGTATCTCCGCTCCCGTAGCCAGGAGTTGATCGATGCGACGGTCCAGCACATCGGGATCACCGTCGTCTCGGTCCTCATCGGGCTGCTCGTGGCCTTTCCACTGGCGCTGCTCGCCCGCGGCAAACCGGCTTTCGCCGGCCCCGTACTCGGACTGACGACACTGCTCTACACGATCCCGTCGCTGGCGATGTTCTCGCTGCTGCTGCCGTTCTTCGGGCTGTCGACCGCGCTGGTGGTCACCGGCCTGGTGCTCTACTCCCTGACGATCCTCGTGAGGAACATCATGGCGGGCCTCGACTCCGTCCCCGCGGAGGCCAAGGAGGCCGCCCGTGGGATGGGATACGGCTCCGGGCGGCTGCTCTGGGAGGTCGAGCTGCCGCTCGCCCTGCCCGCGCTGATGGCGGGGATCCGGATCGCGACGGTCTCCACGATCGCGCTGACGACCGTCGGCTCGATCGTGGGGCGCGGCGGTCTCGGCAATCTCATCGAGGACGCGCTGCCGAGCCTGTTCAAGGCGCAGGTGCTCACCGCCTCCGTGCTGTGCGTGCTGCTGGCGGTCACCGCCGACCTGCTGCTCCTGGGACTCCAGCGGCTGCTCACGCCCTGGACGCGCATACGTACGGGCAAGGGCCGCACGGCACGTCCGGCGCGCGCGGGCCGGTCCGGCGACCCGGTGAAGGTGGGGGGCTGA
- a CDS encoding ABC transporter ATP-binding protein translates to MIRFEHVTKRYPDGTTAVDDLSLEVGAGELVTLVGPSGCGKTTTMKMVNRLIEPTEGRIFMDGDDISTIDPVQLRRRIGYVIQQVGLFPHKTILENTATVPHLLGWQRAKGRERAAELLDLVGLDPSVYGDRYPEQLSGGQRQRVGVARALAADPPVLLMDEPFGAVDPVVREHLQNEFLKLQAAVNKTVLFVTHDIEEAVRLGDRIAVYGQGTIEQFDAPAAVLGTPATPYVADFVGADRGLKRLSVTPIEEGDLEQPPVVHLDDPLRAAAAKLSKEGARWAVVLDAGDNLHGWISTEQTASSGTVREHARRMEAWLPVGASLKQAFSTMLQHDAGWIAVIDKEETGRFLGVLTPARLHEALRRSIDADAHAIPRTEVELETVAQIAAP, encoded by the coding sequence ATGATCCGATTCGAGCACGTCACCAAGCGGTACCCGGACGGCACCACGGCCGTCGACGACCTCAGCCTGGAGGTCGGAGCGGGCGAGCTGGTCACGCTCGTCGGACCGTCCGGCTGCGGCAAGACCACCACCATGAAGATGGTCAACCGGTTGATCGAACCGACCGAAGGCCGAATATTCATGGACGGGGACGACATATCGACCATCGACCCCGTCCAACTCCGCCGCCGGATCGGTTATGTGATCCAGCAGGTCGGCCTCTTCCCCCACAAGACGATCCTGGAGAACACGGCGACCGTCCCCCATCTCCTGGGCTGGCAGCGCGCCAAGGGACGTGAGCGCGCGGCCGAACTCCTCGACCTGGTCGGCCTCGACCCGTCCGTCTACGGAGACCGCTACCCCGAACAGCTCTCCGGCGGGCAGCGCCAGCGTGTCGGCGTGGCACGGGCCCTCGCCGCCGACCCGCCCGTCCTGCTGATGGACGAGCCCTTCGGCGCGGTCGACCCCGTCGTACGCGAACACCTCCAGAACGAGTTCCTGAAGCTCCAGGCCGCCGTCAACAAGACCGTGCTCTTCGTCACTCACGACATCGAGGAGGCGGTCCGGCTCGGTGACCGGATCGCCGTCTACGGACAGGGCACCATCGAGCAGTTCGACGCCCCCGCCGCCGTGCTGGGCACTCCCGCCACGCCGTACGTCGCCGACTTCGTCGGCGCGGACCGCGGCCTCAAGCGCCTCTCGGTCACGCCGATCGAGGAGGGCGACCTGGAGCAGCCGCCCGTCGTGCACCTGGACGACCCGCTGCGGGCGGCTGCGGCGAAGCTTTCCAAGGAGGGCGCGCGCTGGGCGGTCGTCCTGGACGCCGGGGACAATCTGCACGGCTGGATCTCCACCGAGCAGACCGCCTCCTCGGGCACCGTGCGGGAGCACGCCCGCCGTATGGAGGCGTGGCTGCCCGTCGGCGCCTCACTCAAGCAGGCGTTCTCCACGATGCTCCAGCACGACGCCGGCTGGATCGCCGTCATCGACAAGGAGGAGACGGGTCGCTTCCTCGGCGTCCTGACCCCGGCCCGGCTGCACGAGGCGCTGCGCCGCTCGATCGACGCGGACGCGCACGCCATCCCCCGCACCGAGGTGGAGCTGGAGACGGTCGCGCAGATCGCCGCGCCCTGA
- the folP gene encoding dihydropteroate synthase, giving the protein MSTLRPRGGRGTVDGLPEWDRCAVMGVINVTPDSFSDGGRWFDTTAAVKRGLDLVTEGADLVDVGGESTRPGASRVDEDEELRRVVPVVRGLVSEGVTVSVDTMRASVAERAVAAGAVLVNDVSGGLADPAMVPAVAAAGVPFVVMHWRGFSQDMNNRAVYTDVVAEVVAELRERMEAVVAGGIAPERLVVDPGLGFAKDAEHDLALLARLTDLRALGRPLLVAASRKRFLGRVLAGEGAPPPARERDAATAAVSAIAAHEGAWAVRVHEVRATADAVRVARAVEGAR; this is encoded by the coding sequence ATGAGTACGTTGCGCCCACGGGGCGGAAGGGGCACGGTCGACGGCCTGCCGGAGTGGGACCGCTGCGCGGTCATGGGAGTCATCAACGTGACGCCCGATTCCTTCTCCGACGGCGGCCGCTGGTTCGACACCACCGCCGCGGTCAAGCGCGGTCTCGATCTGGTCACCGAGGGCGCCGATCTGGTGGACGTGGGCGGCGAGTCGACCCGCCCCGGCGCCTCCCGGGTCGACGAGGACGAGGAGCTGCGGCGCGTCGTACCCGTCGTGCGTGGCCTGGTCTCCGAGGGCGTCACCGTGTCCGTGGACACCATGCGGGCCTCCGTCGCCGAACGGGCCGTGGCCGCCGGCGCCGTCCTGGTCAACGATGTCAGCGGCGGTCTCGCGGACCCGGCCATGGTGCCCGCCGTCGCCGCCGCGGGGGTGCCCTTCGTCGTCATGCACTGGCGCGGCTTCAGTCAGGACATGAACAACCGCGCCGTCTATACGGACGTCGTCGCCGAGGTGGTGGCCGAACTCCGCGAGCGCATGGAGGCGGTCGTCGCCGGGGGCATCGCTCCCGAGCGCCTGGTCGTCGACCCCGGCCTCGGCTTCGCCAAGGACGCCGAGCACGATCTCGCGCTGCTGGCCCGGCTGACGGACCTGCGGGCACTGGGCAGGCCCCTGCTGGTCGCCGCCTCCCGCAAGCGGTTCCTCGGCAGGGTACTGGCCGGTGAGGGCGCCCCGCCGCCCGCGCGCGAGCGGGACGCCGCCACCGCCGCCGTCTCCGCGATCGCCGCGCACGAGGGCGCCTGGGCGGTACGGGTGCACGAGGTACGCGCTACGGCCGACGCCGTCCGCGTGGCGCGCGCCGTCGAGGGTGCCCGGTGA
- a CDS encoding nuclear transport factor 2 family protein gives MPSGTDKEQVDALNTAFYEAMERGDLDGLSELWLDGDSPGVSCVHPGWPVLSGRGEVLRSYALIMANTEYIQFFLTDVVVSVAGDTALVTCTENILSGGPAEESGALGPLVGQLVVATNVFRRTPEGWRVWSHHGSPVLAETDDDQDDETPA, from the coding sequence CTGCCGAGCGGGACCGACAAGGAACAGGTCGACGCCCTCAACACCGCCTTCTACGAAGCCATGGAGCGCGGCGACCTGGACGGGCTGTCCGAGCTGTGGCTCGACGGCGACAGCCCCGGCGTCAGCTGCGTCCACCCGGGCTGGCCGGTGCTCTCGGGCCGCGGTGAGGTGCTGCGCTCGTACGCGCTGATCATGGCCAACACCGAGTACATCCAGTTCTTCCTCACGGATGTCGTGGTGTCCGTCGCGGGCGACACCGCTCTCGTTACCTGCACCGAGAACATCCTCAGCGGCGGACCGGCGGAGGAGAGCGGCGCGCTCGGCCCGCTGGTGGGCCAGCTGGTGGTCGCCACGAACGTGTTCCGCCGCACCCCCGAGGGCTGGCGCGTCTGGTCCCACCACGGCTCGCCCGTTCTGGCCGAAACCGACGACGATCAGGACGACGAAACTCCCGCGTGA
- the folB gene encoding dihydroneopterin aldolase produces the protein MDRLALRGLKARGHHGVFPREREEGQTFIVDLVLSLDTRPAAAGDDLTRTVHYGVVAEEVVAVVRGEPVDLIETLAERIAQQCLKHDGVEEVEVTLHKPDAPITVPFDDVTITITRSRV, from the coding sequence GTGGACCGTCTCGCGCTGCGCGGCCTCAAGGCCCGTGGGCACCATGGCGTCTTCCCCCGGGAGCGCGAGGAGGGGCAGACCTTCATCGTGGATCTGGTGCTGAGCCTCGACACCCGCCCCGCCGCGGCCGGAGACGACCTGACGAGAACCGTCCACTACGGAGTCGTGGCCGAGGAGGTCGTGGCCGTCGTGCGGGGTGAGCCGGTCGACCTGATCGAGACGCTCGCCGAGCGCATCGCCCAGCAGTGTCTGAAGCACGACGGCGTCGAAGAGGTCGAGGTGACGCTGCACAAGCCGGACGCCCCGATCACGGTGCCCTTCGACGATGTGACCATCACCATCACCCGGAGCCGAGTATGA
- the folK gene encoding 2-amino-4-hydroxy-6-hydroxymethyldihydropteridine diphosphokinase: MNPQSDPTVQPVPASVVAQVDAADVTLSNPKRAVISLGSNLGNRLETLQGAIDALEDTPGLRVKAVSPVYETEPWGVEPGSQPSYFNAIVVVKTTLPPSSLLERAQAVEEAFDRVRVERWGPRTIDVDIVAYADVVSDDPVLTLPHPRAHQRAFVLVPWHDVEPEALLAGRGTVSELLAVVEQRGVEPRADLELRLPD, encoded by the coding sequence ATGAATCCCCAGAGCGACCCGACCGTACAGCCGGTGCCGGCCTCGGTGGTGGCCCAGGTCGACGCGGCGGACGTCACCCTGTCCAACCCGAAGCGCGCCGTGATCAGCCTCGGGTCCAACCTCGGCAACCGGCTGGAGACCCTTCAGGGCGCCATCGACGCGCTGGAGGACACCCCGGGCCTGCGGGTCAAGGCGGTGTCGCCGGTGTACGAGACGGAGCCGTGGGGGGTCGAACCGGGCTCCCAGCCCTCGTACTTCAACGCGATCGTCGTGGTGAAGACCACGCTGCCGCCCTCGTCCCTGCTGGAGCGCGCCCAGGCCGTCGAGGAAGCCTTCGACCGCGTCCGGGTGGAGCGCTGGGGGCCGCGCACGATCGACGTCGACATCGTGGCGTACGCGGATGTCGTGTCGGACGACCCGGTGCTCACCCTGCCGCACCCCCGCGCCCACCAGCGCGCCTTCGTGCTCGTGCCCTGGCACGACGTGGAGCCCGAGGCGCTGCTCGCCGGGAGGGGTACGGTCTCCGAATTGCTCGCCGTCGTCGAGCAGCGGGGCGTGGAGCCTCGCGCGGACCTGGAACTCCGCCTGCCCGACTAA
- a CDS encoding DUF3180 domain-containing protein, with translation MGQLRIRVLFGIFAVAGVLSWGGTRLWDSLGTLPSVPLAAPIVLAVIAVVLTATALSLRSRLRAQRERRPGAKGVDPMMAARAVVFGHASALVAALVAGMYGGTGVFLLGSLDIPARRDQAYYAGFSVLAGIAVIAAAIFLERVCKLPEGPDDDHNHKGTARA, from the coding sequence GTGGGGCAATTGCGGATCCGGGTTCTGTTCGGCATCTTCGCCGTGGCCGGGGTGCTCTCCTGGGGCGGTACGCGCCTCTGGGACTCCCTCGGCACCCTGCCCAGCGTCCCCCTCGCCGCGCCCATCGTGCTCGCGGTGATCGCCGTCGTCCTCACGGCTACGGCGCTCTCCCTGCGGTCCCGGCTGCGCGCCCAGCGTGAGCGCCGGCCCGGTGCCAAGGGGGTGGATCCGATGATGGCGGCCCGCGCCGTCGTTTTCGGCCACGCGAGCGCCCTGGTCGCGGCCCTGGTCGCCGGGATGTACGGCGGGACGGGCGTCTTCCTGCTCGGCTCCCTCGACATCCCCGCCCGGCGGGACCAGGCGTACTACGCCGGGTTCTCGGTGCTGGCCGGCATCGCGGTGATCGCCGCCGCGATATTCCTGGAGCGCGTCTGCAAGCTGCCGGAAGGGCCCGACGACGACCACAACCACAAGGGCACCGCCCGCGCCTGA
- the folE gene encoding GTP cyclohydrolase I FolE: MTNPVKLDGEGVIGEFDEKRAENAVRELLIAVGEDPDREGLRETPGRVARSYREIFAGLWQRPEEVLTTTFDIGHDEMVLVKDIEVQSSCEHHLVPFHGVAHVGYIPSADGKITGLSKLARLVDVFARRPQVQERMTTQIADSLMKILEPRGVIVVVECEHMCMSMRGVRKPGAKTITSAVRGQLRDPVTRNEAMSLIMAR, from the coding sequence ATGACCAACCCCGTGAAGCTGGACGGCGAGGGTGTGATCGGCGAGTTCGACGAGAAGCGGGCCGAGAACGCCGTACGGGAGCTCCTGATCGCGGTCGGGGAGGACCCGGACCGCGAGGGCCTGCGCGAGACGCCGGGGCGGGTGGCCCGCTCGTACCGGGAGATATTCGCGGGGCTGTGGCAGCGGCCCGAAGAGGTCCTGACGACGACGTTCGACATCGGCCACGACGAGATGGTCCTGGTGAAGGACATCGAGGTGCAGAGTTCCTGTGAACACCATCTGGTGCCGTTCCACGGTGTCGCGCACGTCGGGTACATCCCGTCCGCCGACGGGAAGATCACCGGGCTGTCGAAGCTGGCGCGGCTCGTGGACGTGTTCGCCCGCAGGCCGCAGGTCCAGGAGCGGATGACCACGCAGATCGCGGACTCGCTGATGAAGATCCTGGAGCCGCGTGGCGTGATCGTGGTCGTCGAGTGCGAGCACATGTGCATGTCCATGCGCGGGGTGCGCAAGCCCGGCGCCAAGACGATCACCTCGGCGGTACGGGGGCAGCTGCGCGACCCGGTGACCCGCAACGAGGCGATGAGCCTGATCATGGCCCGCTGA
- the ftsH gene encoding ATP-dependent zinc metalloprotease FtsH, producing MDVKRYFRGPVMWIVLAVLAVVVLMQVVGSSGGYKTVDTGEVVQAIDKNQVDQVKLTTGDEQIIKIDLKDGQKVQGGDKVQASYIGSQGAALAEKLQSKFESGDIKQGYTVSPSKQSPFVSVLLSLLPFVLIVVVFLFLMNQMQGGGSRVMQFGKSKAKLITKDTPKTTFADVAGSDEAVEELHEIKEFLQEPAKFQAVGAKIPKGVLLYGPPGTGKTLLARAVAGEAGVPFYSISGSDFVEMFVGVGASRVRDLFEQAKANAPAIVFVDEIDAVGRHRGAGLGGGHDEREQTLNQLLVEMDGFDVKGGVILIAATNRPDILDPALLRPGRFDRQIAVDRPDMQGRLEILKVHQKGKPVAPDVDLGAVARRTPGFTGADLANVLNEAALLTARSDKKLVDNHSLDEAIDRVVAGPQKRTRIMSEKEKKITAYHEGGHALVAAASPNSDPVHKITILSRGRALGYTMVLPDEDKYSTTRNEMLDQLAYMMGGRAAEELVFHDPTTGAANDIEKASATARAMVTQYGMTERLGAIKFGGDNTEPFVGREMGHQRDYSEEVAALVDEEVKKLIETAHNEAWEILVENRDVLDNLVLALLEKETLNKEQIAEIFSTIVRRPARPAWTGSSRRTPSTRPPVLSPKELALTNGAAGTNGTIPGVTTGESAAEAVPEDRPES from the coding sequence ATGGACGTGAAGCGATACTTCCGTGGGCCGGTCATGTGGATCGTGCTGGCCGTCCTCGCCGTGGTCGTGTTGATGCAGGTCGTCGGCTCGTCCGGCGGCTACAAGACGGTGGACACCGGCGAGGTCGTCCAGGCGATCGACAAGAACCAGGTCGACCAGGTCAAGCTGACCACCGGCGACGAACAGATCATCAAGATCGACCTCAAGGACGGTCAGAAGGTCCAGGGCGGCGACAAGGTACAGGCCAGTTACATCGGCTCCCAGGGCGCGGCCCTGGCCGAGAAGCTGCAGAGCAAGTTCGAGAGCGGCGACATCAAGCAGGGCTACACGGTCTCGCCCTCCAAGCAGAGCCCGTTCGTCTCGGTGCTGCTCTCCCTCCTGCCGTTCGTCCTCATCGTCGTGGTCTTCCTGTTCCTGATGAATCAGATGCAGGGCGGCGGCTCCCGAGTCATGCAGTTCGGGAAGTCCAAGGCCAAACTCATTACGAAGGACACTCCCAAGACGACGTTCGCCGACGTCGCGGGGTCCGACGAAGCGGTCGAAGAGCTCCACGAGATCAAGGAGTTCCTCCAGGAGCCCGCGAAGTTCCAGGCCGTGGGCGCCAAGATCCCGAAGGGTGTGCTGCTCTACGGCCCGCCCGGTACGGGTAAGACGCTGCTCGCCCGCGCGGTCGCCGGTGAGGCCGGTGTCCCGTTCTACTCGATCTCCGGTTCCGACTTCGTCGAGATGTTCGTCGGTGTCGGTGCCTCCCGAGTGCGTGACCTCTTCGAGCAGGCCAAGGCGAACGCCCCGGCGATCGTCTTCGTCGACGAGATCGACGCCGTCGGCCGGCACCGTGGTGCGGGCCTCGGCGGTGGCCACGACGAGCGCGAGCAGACGCTCAACCAGCTGCTCGTCGAGATGGACGGGTTCGACGTGAAGGGCGGGGTCATCCTGATCGCCGCCACGAACAGGCCCGACATCCTCGACCCCGCGCTGCTGCGCCCGGGACGTTTCGACCGCCAGATCGCGGTCGACCGCCCCGACATGCAGGGCCGTCTGGAGATCCTCAAGGTCCACCAGAAGGGCAAGCCGGTCGCCCCGGACGTCGACCTCGGCGCCGTCGCCCGTCGTACGCCCGGTTTCACCGGCGCGGACCTGGCGAACGTGCTGAACGAAGCGGCGCTCCTCACGGCGCGCAGCGACAAGAAGCTGGTCGACAACCACTCGTTGGACGAGGCGATCGACAGAGTCGTGGCGGGCCCGCAGAAGCGGACCCGGATCATGTCCGAGAAGGAAAAGAAGATCACCGCCTATCACGAGGGCGGCCACGCCCTGGTCGCGGCGGCGTCTCCGAACTCCGACCCGGTGCACAAGATCACGATCCTGTCCCGCGGCCGGGCCCTGGGTTACACCATGGTCCTGCCCGACGAGGACAAGTACTCGACCACGCGCAACGAGATGCTCGACCAGCTCGCCTACATGATGGGCGGACGCGCGGCGGAGGAACTGGTCTTCCACGACCCGACCACCGGCGCGGCCAACGACATCGAGAAGGCGTCGGCGACGGCACGGGCCATGGTCACGCAGTACGGCATGACCGAGCGGCTCGGCGCGATCAAGTTCGGCGGCGACAACACGGAGCCCTTCGTCGGACGTGAGATGGGCCACCAGCGCGACTACTCGGAAGAGGTCGCCGCGCTGGTCGACGAAGAAGTCAAGAAGCTGATCGAGACGGCGCACAACGAGGCCTGGGAGATCCTTGTCGAGAACCGCGACGTTCTCGACAACCTGGTCCTCGCGCTGCTGGAGAAGGAGACGCTCAACAAGGAGCAGATCGCCGAGATCTTCTCGACGATCGTGCGGCGCCCGGCCCGTCCTGCCTGGACCGGCTCCTCGCGTCGTACGCCTTCGACACGTCCGCCGGTGCTCTCGCCCAAGGAGCTGGCCCTCACCAACGGAGCGGCCGGTACCAACGGCACGATTCCCGGTGTGACGACCGGCGAGTCCGCGGCCGAGGCCGTTCCGGAGGACCGTCCCGAAAGCTGA
- the hpt gene encoding hypoxanthine phosphoribosyltransferase, translated as MRVDHKDMGADLQSVLFTKEEIDAKLVELAAKIDAEYAGKDVLLVGVLKGAVMVMADLARALSTPVTMDWMAVSSYGAGTQSSGVVRILKDLDTDIKGKHVVIVEDIIDSGLTLSWLLSNLGSREPASLEVCTLLRKPDAAKVAIDVKWIGFDIPNEFVVGYGLDYAEKYRNLPFVGTLAPHVYGG; from the coding sequence ATGCGGGTGGACCACAAGGACATGGGCGCCGACCTCCAGTCGGTGCTCTTCACCAAGGAAGAAATCGACGCCAAGCTGGTCGAGCTGGCCGCCAAGATCGACGCGGAGTACGCGGGCAAGGACGTCCTTCTCGTCGGCGTCCTCAAGGGCGCCGTGATGGTGATGGCGGACCTGGCGCGTGCGCTGTCCACCCCCGTGACGATGGACTGGATGGCCGTGTCCTCGTACGGCGCCGGGACGCAGTCCTCAGGTGTGGTCAGGATCCTCAAGGACCTGGACACCGACATCAAGGGCAAGCACGTCGTGATCGTCGAGGACATCATCGACTCCGGCCTGACGCTCTCCTGGCTGCTGTCGAACCTCGGTTCGCGCGAGCCGGCGTCGCTCGAAGTGTGCACGCTGCTCCGTAAGCCGGATGCCGCAAAGGTCGCGATCGATGTGAAATGGATCGGATTCGACATTCCCAATGAGTTCGTTGTCGGCTATGGACTGGATTACGCGGAGAAGTACCGCAATCTTCCATTCGTCGGCACACTCGCCCCCCATGTCTACGGCGGCTGA
- the tilS gene encoding tRNA lysidine(34) synthetase TilS: MGPHPAVAAIRLAVRRVLHDVITECSEFESPDTERSRPTATGADRAAAPPPADRRPLVLVACSGGADSMALASALAFEARKLSVRAGAVTVDHGLQPGSDLRAAEVVSRLAAMRLDPVESVAVTVGRDGGPEAAARDARYAALDAAAERHGAAAVLLGHTRDDQAETVLLGLARGSGTRSLSGMAPVSGATGRYRRPFLQVDRQTARKACLVQAIPVWDDPHNADPAYTRSRLRHEGLPALEKALGKGVVEALARTAQLSRDDADALDAWAADAESAVRDDTGQLECAKLYALPPAVRRRVLRRAAVVAGAPAGSLFARHIEEVDRLITGWRGQGAINLPGRVEAQRQGGRLVIRQG, encoded by the coding sequence ATGGGTCCCCATCCTGCGGTCGCGGCGATACGCCTGGCGGTCCGCCGCGTACTCCACGACGTCATCACCGAATGCTCCGAATTCGAGAGCCCCGACACCGAGCGCTCCCGTCCCACCGCGACGGGCGCCGACCGGGCCGCCGCACCGCCCCCGGCCGATCGCCGGCCGCTGGTGCTCGTCGCCTGTTCCGGCGGCGCCGACTCCATGGCGCTCGCCTCCGCCCTCGCTTTCGAGGCCCGCAAGCTCTCCGTCCGGGCGGGCGCCGTCACCGTCGACCACGGTCTCCAGCCCGGCTCCGACCTCCGTGCCGCCGAAGTCGTCTCCCGGCTCGCCGCCATGCGGCTCGACCCCGTCGAGTCCGTCGCCGTGACAGTCGGTCGCGACGGGGGGCCCGAGGCCGCCGCCCGTGACGCGCGCTACGCCGCCCTCGACGCCGCCGCCGAGCGTCATGGCGCCGCCGCCGTCCTGCTGGGCCACACCCGCGACGACCAGGCCGAGACCGTCCTGCTCGGCCTCGCCCGCGGTTCCGGCACCCGCTCGCTCTCCGGGATGGCCCCCGTCTCCGGAGCCACCGGCCGCTACCGCCGTCCCTTCCTCCAAGTCGACCGGCAGACGGCCCGCAAGGCCTGCCTCGTCCAGGCGATCCCGGTCTGGGACGACCCGCACAACGCCGACCCCGCCTACACCCGCTCGCGCCTGCGCCACGAGGGTCTGCCCGCCCTGGAGAAGGCGCTCGGCAAAGGTGTTGTCGAGGCGCTGGCCCGTACGGCGCAGCTCTCCCGGGACGACGCCGACGCACTCGACGCCTGGGCGGCCGACGCCGAATCGGCCGTACGGGACGACACCGGACAACTGGAATGCGCCAAGTTGTACGCGCTGCCGCCCGCCGTCCGTCGCCGTGTCCTGCGCCGGGCCGCCGTCGTCGCCGGCGCCCCCGCCGGGTCGCTGTTCGCCCGGCACATCGAGGAGGTCGACCGCCTGATCACGGGCTGGCGAGGCCAGGGAGCCATCAATCTGCCGGGCCGCGTCGAGGCCCAACGGCAGGGTGGCAGACTGGTCATCCGGCAGGGCTGA
- a CDS encoding zinc-dependent metalloprotease, which produces MTSIGGAEMVDWNLAVATATRLARPGPEVSRDEAREIVAELRRHAKAAEEHVRGFTRMIPDGHEPADTPVLVVDRAGWIKANVAGFRELLKPLLDKMQDRRSNTAGGAVLGAVGGKVTGVELGMLLSFLSSRVLGQYETFAPPSRDLPSSDGGGGRLLLVAPNIVHVERELDVDPHDFRLWVCLHEETHRTQFTGVPWLRDHLEGEIQSFLEETDVDPSTVVERLREAAQSLTGSRPEGEEEDEGRSLVELVQTPGQKEILGRLTAVMSLLEGHADYVMDGVGPQVVPSVAEIREKFQQRRAKGASRLDQALRKLLGLDAKLRQYRDGERFVRAVVDEVGMDGFNRVWTSPNTLPTKAEIAKPADWIARVHRRAES; this is translated from the coding sequence ATGACGAGCATCGGTGGGGCCGAGATGGTGGACTGGAATCTCGCGGTCGCGACCGCGACCCGCCTCGCGCGGCCGGGACCGGAAGTGAGCCGGGACGAGGCACGCGAGATCGTCGCCGAGCTGCGACGGCACGCCAAGGCGGCCGAGGAGCACGTGCGCGGCTTCACCCGGATGATCCCGGACGGCCACGAGCCGGCGGACACGCCCGTCCTGGTCGTGGACCGGGCGGGCTGGATCAAGGCGAACGTCGCGGGCTTCCGCGAGCTGCTCAAACCACTCCTCGACAAGATGCAGGACCGCCGGTCGAACACGGCGGGCGGCGCCGTCCTCGGCGCCGTGGGCGGCAAGGTGACCGGCGTCGAGCTGGGCATGCTGCTGTCGTTCCTGTCCTCGCGTGTCCTCGGCCAGTACGAGACGTTCGCCCCGCCGAGCCGCGACCTCCCTTCGAGTGACGGGGGCGGCGGGCGACTGCTGCTCGTCGCGCCGAACATCGTCCACGTCGAGCGCGAACTCGACGTCGACCCGCACGACTTCAGGCTCTGGGTCTGCCTGCACGAAGAGACCCACCGCACGCAGTTCACCGGCGTCCCGTGGCTGCGCGACCACCTCGAGGGCGAGATCCAGTCATTCCTCGAAGAGACGGACGTCGACCCCTCGACCGTCGTGGAACGCCTGCGTGAAGCGGCCCAGTCGCTCACCGGCAGCCGCCCCGAGGGCGAGGAGGAGGACGAGGGCCGGAGCCTGGTCGAGCTGGTGCAGACTCCCGGCCAGAAGGAGATCCTCGGCCGCCTCACCGCCGTGATGTCCCTGCTCGAAGGCCATGCCGACTACGTGATGGACGGCGTCGGCCCGCAGGTCGTGCCCTCGGTGGCGGAGATCCGCGAGAAGTTCCAGCAGCGCAGGGCCAAGGGCGCCAGCCGACTCGATCAGGCGCTGCGCAAGCTGCTGGGACTGGACGCGAAACTGCGGCAGTACCGGGACGGCGAGCGTTTCGTACGCGCCGTGGTGGACGAGGTCGGCATGGACGGCTTCAACCGCGTCTGGACCTCCCCCAACACCCTTCCCACGAAGGCGGAGATCGCCAAGCCGGCGGACTGGATCGCACGGGTGCACCGCAGGGCCGAGTCCTGA